From the Montipora capricornis isolate CH-2021 chromosome 2, ASM3666992v2, whole genome shotgun sequence genome, one window contains:
- the LOC138026433 gene encoding uncharacterized protein has product MTEDRCLFEETFGCQSKKDQISKAGPTRIATIINFSKEYQDGIHIDLSERLNLDPNLVIHCHRSCVSTYTSKHHLQRHKKRSADESPCMPSRKKRRSDASPFRFKEHCIFCGEICNLQKDKKHPDRWQKAALCQTAYAAAGRQSFKESILHVCSERNDAMAGEVRTRVEGALSDLHAADARYHVNCMTCFMAPRSVAAAKNTVNQNEENRSGDDAFNHVTDEMKADKSRIWNTKELVTLYDLSGGTELNQRSLLKRVKDYFSDEVVVLTSPGLCSLVVFRASASNVLSLAAQTEDEQDSAKLVTLAKDISNEIKQIEYDGSRYDIRITKQDMSVSVSQTLMELLALLSNKLDYTLPALLIGNIITSVITNKPTNLQIALGNLLRDSRKLINPFYQFGVTCSYDEILRFKKSAALAATKEIKLSGIEQASDGLIQAVADNFDADISSQNGKLATHSLAMLITQPARDAPDNEENGEGCSIRRISKSEMSAPIDFEIPVQRYQGPKIVPMPPTCASKSVLPLKVLCSAAIAERRAKEIDFSFLRDVTNEESCPEFNGYNTKLTRQQGISYAPKTQAAYLPLIDMTPSDPDTILTALHEAKRLTEERGQKKTIFTSDQPSTSEPPSKHIKRSSLPYWEHMPCQGVIPSQHTMALEKVPSFEPY; this is encoded by the coding sequence ATGACTGAAGACCGCTGCTTGTTTGAAGAAACGTTCGGCTGTCAAAGTAAAAAAGATCAAATCAGTAAAGCTGGCCCAACTAGAATTGCAACGATTATCAACTTCAGTAAGGAGTACCAAGATGGAATCCATATAGACCTGTCGGAGAGACTAAACCTAGACCCCAACCTGGTTATTCATTGTCATAGAAGTTGTGTGTCTACCTACACGTCTAAGCATCATTTGCAACGGCATAAGAAAAGGAGTGCAGATGAGTCCCCCTGCATGCCTTCGAGGAAGAAACGAAGATCGGACGCAAGTCCTTTCCGTTTTAAGGAGCACTGCATTTTTTGCGGTGAAATTTGCAATctacaaaaagacaaaaaacatcCAGATAGATGGCAAAAAGCAGCGTTATGCCAAACTGCTTATGCAGCTGCTGGGAGACAATCGTTCAAAGAATCAATCTTGCATGTATGTTCGGAGCGCAATGACGCAATGGCTGGCGAGGTCAGAACAAGGGTTGAAGGCGCGCTTAGCGACTTACATGCAGCGGATGCACGATACCATGTAAATTGCATGACATGCTTCATGGCCCCAAGATCGGTAGCAGCTGCAAAAAATACCGTGAACCAAAACGAGGAAAACCGTTCTGGAGATGATGCGTTTAATCATGTAACTGATGAGATGAAGGCCGATAAGTCACGTATATGGAATACCAAGGAACTTGTGACACTTTATGATCTATCTGGAGGAACTGAACTGAATCAGCGGTCTTTGCTGAAAAGAGTTAAAGATTACTTTTCAGACGAGGTCGTGGTTCTTACCTCCCCAGGGCTGTGCAGTTTAGTTGTGTTTAGAGCCAGTGCATCAAATGTCTTAAGCCTTGCTGCCCAAACCGAGGATGAGCAAGACAGTGCCAAGCTTGTAACGTTGGCTAAGGACATTTCCAATGAGATTAAGCAAATTGAGTACGATGGATCACGCTATGATATCAGGATCACTAAGCAGGATATGTCGGTATCAGTTAGCCAGACTCTCATGGAGCTTTTGGCACTACTGTCTAATAAACTAGATTACACCCTGCCAGCTCTTTTAATTGGGAATATCATAACAAGTGTTATCACAAATAAGCCAACAAATCTGCAAATCGCTCTCGGGAATCTTTTACGAGATTCCAGGAAGCTAATCAATCCATTTTATCAGTTTGGTGTCACGTGCTCATACGACGAGATATTACGTTTCAAAAAATCTGCAGCTTTGGCCGCTACGAAAGAGATAAAACTCAGTGGAATCGAACAAGCGAGTGATGGTCTCATTCAAGCAGTGGCGGACAATTTTGATGCCGACATCTCGTCGCAGAATGGAAAACTTGCAACACATTCTCTGGCAATGCTGATCACACAACCTGCACGCGATGCACCAGATAACGAAGAGAATGGAGAAGGCTGTTCTATTCGACGCATTTCAAAGTCCGAAATGTCAGCGCCTATTGACTTTGAAATACCAGTGCAACGATATCAAGGACCAAAAATCGTCCCGATGCCTCCAACCTGTGCTTCTAAGAGTGTTCTTCCGCTGAAAGTGCTTTGCAGTGCAGCAATTGCTGAGAGAAGAGCCAAAGAAATTGATTTCTCATTCCTCAGAGACGTCACAAACGAAGAATCCTGCCCAGAGTTTAATGGTTACAACACTAAGCTTACAAGACAGCAAGGGATTTCCTATGCCCCAAAGACACAAGCAGCCTATCTACCACTTATCGACATGACCCCATCCGACCCAGATACCATACTGACGGCTCTTCACGAGGCCAAGAGACTAACCGAAGAACGTGGTCAAAAGAAAACCATATTCACAAGCGATCAACCATCGACATCAGAGCCACCGTCCAAGCACATCAAAAGATCATCCCTTCCTTACTGGGAGCACATGCCTTGTCAGGGTGTGATACCGTCCCAACATACTATGGCATTGGAAAAGGTACCGTCATTCGAACCCTACTAG